The Pleurocapsa minor HA4230-MV1 nucleotide sequence CGTAAGAAAGTTCGCCCATGAGTATCCGCCAGACTAATCCCCAAATAGGAAAACATGACGCTACCAAGTACGGCAAAAGCTGGTTTAAAAAAGCTCAACTCTTGGGGAATCGGCAGCAAAAAGACTGGTGCTAAAGTCAAATTAGCTACTAACAAACCCATCACCAGACCGATCGCTCTGGTAATAATAATTTCAATCTTAGTGTTACGGATCTGATTTTCTAAGCGACGATAGGTAGTTTGTACTACAACCCCCACCCCCAAACCGATAATGGCAGCGAATCCCGCAATTACAAAGCGCAAAGCTTCGATATTAGATACCCCTTCCAAGATATCTTTCGGTAGCAACTGTAACCCATCGAATCCGATGTTTACCGCTGCAATAATGCAAATGATAATTATGATGGCATCAACCATTGTTTTAGTTGAATAAAATGATATGAATATATTCTTCCTTTACTTTAGTAAATTCTCAAGGATTGTGTGAAAAATAACGGGAGTTCTTAATATTACTCTGGCAATTAGTCTAATTATGATGAGCCAAAATTTCAGCCTGAGAAGATTAAGAATACATTTTTGCCATAAAATTAAACAGTTTTACGCAAAAAATTACCTAAGTTAATCTTTGCCAATTAATCTTTGTTTGAGCTAAAAAAATTGCTGAATGACTATGGATATGTGCTATCAAGATTTAAGTTATACCATTTCTTCTTGAGGTTGCATTTAATATTTTCAGTTTAAATCTCGCGCAAAGTCGCAAAGACGCAAAGGGGTTAAATTTAATTTAGTGCATTGTTATAGAGAATTGGTATTCGTGCTTGAGTAGCAAATTGCTAATATCTATTTAAATCTAGTAGTCTGAGCAATTTGTGCAATTATCTTCCAGCCAATTAATGCACCCAAAGCATAATGGGGAAAATCCCACCAATCAAAGCCAGCACCCAGCAACATGCGCCAAATAAATGAAGAACGTATACTGACTGGAACTAAATAAAACCAGATCTGGCTAACCTCAATGATGCAGGTTACAGCAAATACCCACAGAGCAATTTGACCTAACTTGGTTGACTTTTTGCTGACAGGAGCAAACCAAAAGATTAATAAACACCAAAAAATCTCATACAAGACATCACCTGAATAATCTTGAATCCATTCTTGTCCGATGCCTGCATAAACTTTAGAAAAAATGCCCAACGGGATAATCAGTAGCAGTGCAAGTAGAATTAGAACTCGTTTGCCTAATAATTTTTGAACCATTAACTCTTAAAGATTGAAAAATTTAACAGTTCATCTAGCCTAATCTGTAACTACTTACACCGCCTTAAAGTTAGCAAATAACTGGTGATTATCAATTAATTTAACTACATTGAACTATTGTCTTTAAAAAGGAATTTCATCCCAATCTTCATTACCACCACTTACAGGAGCAGGTTCAGGAGTCGGTGCAGGTTCGGGGGCGACATAGGCTGGTGCAGCCTGTGGTTTAGGAGTCGGGGCAAAATCAACTACGTTGTCTGGTTGTTGAACTTGATGCGGTTCAACCGTATAACTAGAGACCCCAGCACTAACTGAACCTAGAGGATAGATGCGCGAGGCAACTAATTTAGCCCGCTTTTCTTTATATCCTTCTGGCATCTCAAACAGATTCATTGATAAGCGACCTTCAATAATAACCCGATCTCCTGCGTTGTAGGTGCTTTTAATCTCTTCAGCTAGCTTGCCCCACCCTTCTACCTGCACTTTACCAGGGTCTTCTCCCTCTTTGGTAGATTCAAACTCAACCATCATAGTAGATACGCTCACTTGATCTTGAGTAGAGCGTAGTTCGGGATCGCTGATGATCTGTGCCATCAAAATACAGCTATTCATGGGTTTGCTACTCCTTAAATATCTAAATTACTCGAAACTATGTGAACAATTGTACTATTTATTACTCTGACTTTGATCTCTCCGTAATGGTAACGGCAGTTTTTAATAATTTTGTTCGCGATCGATAAAATTTTGGACTCGCTGGCGATATTCTAACAGTTGTACATCGACCCAACAGCGATCGCCACTATTAGCATAGATATGTACCAGGGGTTCTCCTGCATCAGGTAAGATTAAAACCCAGTTGTCATTGTGCGGATTAATTATTTTTACCCCATCAATCAACTCAAGATTTTCTTTCGGGTGAGTTTCTAGCAAGTAGCGCATCAAAGAGCCTTTGACTTTCCAAGGACAGCGAACCGAGCAGGATTTATGGTAGACATTAGGTAGATCCTGACGAATATCAGCTAGCGATCGCTCTTGAATAGTCAGCATTTCAATCAGTTTCGCAATACCAAACATGGCATCAAAACCAGGATGAAGTTCGGGAAAGATAAAGCCCATCTCGCTACTACCACCTAACACCACATGGGGATTATCTCTAGATGCCTCCATTAAGGCAGTGGGATTAACTTTAGTCCGAATCACCATCCCATCATGACGACGGGCAATTTCTTCTACAGCACTTGAAGCATTGACGGGAACGACTACTGTACTGCGGGGATTAGCGGTAAAAATAGTGTTGACCATCAAGGCGGTTAAAGTTTCTCCGCGAATTGGCAATCCAGCCTCGTCTACTAAAATCAGCTGCTCTCCATTAGCAGATACTTGAGCGCCAAAATTTGCTCTTAAAGCTTCTACTACTTGCCCCAACTGATCGAGTAACACTTCTCTTTGAGTGGTTGAAATAGATGTCTCTTGCAAACTAGCATTTAGCACCACTGCATCACAGCCAAATTTGGCTAATAACTGAGGTAAAATAGCTCCTGCCACTGCGTATACATAGTCGATCACAATTTTAGAACTACTACTACGAACGGCGGCAATATTAATATACCTGGCAAAAGCACGACTATAGGTATCAAGAATTCCGCTAGGATAACTAACGCTGCCGATTTCTTGCACTGAGACTCGACGGATATCCTCTTTAAAATAGGCTCCTTCAATCTTCTTCTCTTGGGACTTAGAAATACTGATGCCCTGTCGATCAAAAAATTCAATCAGTAAATAATCAGCTCGATTGGGTTCCAAACGAATATGAATTCCGCCTATTACATCAATCATCGTGGTCATCATCGTACGGGCAATCGGAATAGCGGTAGCTTCTAGATTCTGCACATTAATTCCTGTCGACATCAATCCAGAAATGATCGCTCGACCAACCATCCGTGAGACACTACGCTGATCGCGGGAAACAATTACCGTTGAACCTAATTTTAAAGTAGAACCATAAGCAGCACCTAGCTTAACGACAAATTCAGGCGTGATGTCAATGTTGGCTAGTCCCGTTACTCCTCTTTGTCCAAAAAGGTTACGTTGGGCAGTATTACCCCAAATTAAATTAATATTGAGAATCGCCCCAGACTCGATTCTTTTACTGGGCCACACCCTAACCCCTGGAGCAATTTGAGCTTCTTCACCGACAATAGATAGGCTGCCGATTACCGAACCTTCCAAAGCTTGCGATCGCCGATCCATTCTAGTACCGCGAGAGATGGTGCAGGCACGCAAATGAGCTTCATCGCCAACGGTAGCACCATTCCAAATAATTGGTCGTTTGAGATTAGCATCAGAACCAATGGTTACATTATCACCAATGACAGTTCCTGCCTCTATTTTAACCCGCGCTCCAATCCGACAATTATCGCCAATCATTACGGGAGATTCAATCATAGCGCTAGGATCGATATAAGTATTGCTGCCAAGCCAAACGCCAGGAGACTTTTCAAGGTAGGGAAAATCTAGTTTAACTTTTTGCTCCAGTGCGTCATATTGAGCTTCACGATAAGCCTCTAGATGACCTATATCACACCAGTAACCTTCGGCAACATAGCCATACATTGCTTCTCCCTGTTCCAAGAGAATAGGGAATAAATCATTAGAAAAGTCAGACTCTTCGTTTTCTGGCAGATAATCTAACACTTCTGGCTCTAGGATATAGGTGCCAGTATTCACCGTATCTGAGAAAATTTCACTCAAAGAAGGTTTTTCCAGGAAGCGATTAATTCTACCGTCTGAATCTGTAATTACCACCCCAAAATCGACGGGGTTAGGTACACGGGTCAAAATTAAAGTAGCTTTTGATTTCTTTTCTCGGTGGAAAGCGATCGCCTCTTGTAAATTGAAGTCGGAGATCGCATCCCCACTAATGGTAATAAAAGTATCATCTAGCCAGGGCTGAATATTTTTAACACATCCTGCCGTTCCCAAAGGCTGTTCTTCCTCGACGGCATAGGTCATTTGTACCCCAAATTCACTACCATCTTGAAAATAATCCCGCATCACGTCGGGTAAGTAATAGAGTGTGGCAATAATCTCGATAATATTGTGACGTTTTAATAAATTAATAATATGTTCGGCGATGGGGCGATTGAGTATGGGAACCATCGGTTTAGGAAGATCGCAGGTCAAAGGACGTAATCTAGTGCCTGAACCACCCGCCATAAGAACTGCTCGCATTAAAACCTCCTTGAATTATTGTTAAAGCTCAAATCTTAACTGGCTTTTTAGATACCTGTATCTTAGTACTAATAACTAGGTAACCTAAGTTGCGGGTTATAAAAAAAAAGCAAAGAGAGGACAGAGACAGCAGATTGATGATGGCGATCGCCTCAGTCTAATAGTATGGAATGAGTTGTTGGGTTTCGTTCCTTTCCTCAACCCAACAACGAAAACTGGAATATTGCCAATCTTAAGGTGACAAAACCGACCCATGCTTTACGGGGTTGTAATGGATATAATCCACATTTGGTTAGTATAAAAGATTAGTCTTTATTGCCAATAAATTCTTCTATCTTTTGCCTTCGTTCAACAGTTGTTAGAATATAGCAACTACTAGTTTGTTTGGTTAGCGAGGGTAGATATGGGTTTTCTAGGATTTGTCTTGTTCGTCGTCTATGTCGGTGGGATTTGGAAGTTTTTATCGGGCTATGGTA carries:
- a CDS encoding DUF2809 domain-containing protein, whose translation is MVQKLLGKRVLILLALLLIIPLGIFSKVYAGIGQEWIQDYSGDVLYEIFWCLLIFWFAPVSKKSTKLGQIALWVFAVTCIIEVSQIWFYLVPVSIRSSFIWRMLLGAGFDWWDFPHYALGALIGWKIIAQIAQTTRFK
- a CDS encoding single-stranded DNA-binding protein, whose amino-acid sequence is MNSCILMAQIISDPELRSTQDQVSVSTMMVEFESTKEGEDPGKVQVEGWGKLAEEIKSTYNAGDRVIIEGRLSMNLFEMPEGYKEKRAKLVASRIYPLGSVSAGVSSYTVEPHQVQQPDNVVDFAPTPKPQAAPAYVAPEPAPTPEPAPVSGGNEDWDEIPF
- a CDS encoding mannose-1-phosphate guanyltransferase, producing MRAVLMAGGSGTRLRPLTCDLPKPMVPILNRPIAEHIINLLKRHNIIEIIATLYYLPDVMRDYFQDGSEFGVQMTYAVEEEQPLGTAGCVKNIQPWLDDTFITISGDAISDFNLQEAIAFHREKKSKATLILTRVPNPVDFGVVITDSDGRINRFLEKPSLSEIFSDTVNTGTYILEPEVLDYLPENEESDFSNDLFPILLEQGEAMYGYVAEGYWCDIGHLEAYREAQYDALEQKVKLDFPYLEKSPGVWLGSNTYIDPSAMIESPVMIGDNCRIGARVKIEAGTVIGDNVTIGSDANLKRPIIWNGATVGDEAHLRACTISRGTRMDRRSQALEGSVIGSLSIVGEEAQIAPGVRVWPSKRIESGAILNINLIWGNTAQRNLFGQRGVTGLANIDITPEFVVKLGAAYGSTLKLGSTVIVSRDQRSVSRMVGRAIISGLMSTGINVQNLEATAIPIARTMMTTMIDVIGGIHIRLEPNRADYLLIEFFDRQGISISKSQEKKIEGAYFKEDIRRVSVQEIGSVSYPSGILDTYSRAFARYINIAAVRSSSSKIVIDYVYAVAGAILPQLLAKFGCDAVVLNASLQETSISTTQREVLLDQLGQVVEALRANFGAQVSANGEQLILVDEAGLPIRGETLTALMVNTIFTANPRSTVVVPVNASSAVEEIARRHDGMVIRTKVNPTALMEASRDNPHVVLGGSSEMGFIFPELHPGFDAMFGIAKLIEMLTIQERSLADIRQDLPNVYHKSCSVRCPWKVKGSLMRYLLETHPKENLELIDGVKIINPHNDNWVLILPDAGEPLVHIYANSGDRCWVDVQLLEYRQRVQNFIDREQNY